In Streptomyces sp. RFCAC02, the following proteins share a genomic window:
- a CDS encoding DNA-3-methyladenine glycosylase gives MKPDDRTASPDPARPLPRAFFDRPVLEVAPDLLGRVLVRRTPEGEMRVRLTEVEAYAGEIDPGSHAYRGRTRRNATMYGPPGHVYVYFTYGMWHCMNLVCGPEGHASGVLVRAGELVAGADLARTRRPAARGDAELAKGPARLATALGVDRALDGADACGGDPASPFRVLTGTPVPSSQVSAGPRTGISGDGAAHPWRFWITGDPTVSPYRAHQPRNRGKKSPTALDARLAES, from the coding sequence GTGAAGCCCGACGACCGAACCGCCTCGCCGGATCCGGCGCGACCGCTGCCCCGCGCGTTCTTCGACCGGCCGGTCCTGGAGGTCGCGCCCGATCTCCTCGGCCGGGTCCTGGTCCGCCGCACACCGGAGGGCGAGATGCGGGTCCGCCTCACGGAGGTCGAGGCGTACGCGGGCGAGATCGATCCGGGCAGCCACGCCTACCGCGGCAGGACGCGGCGCAACGCGACGATGTACGGCCCGCCCGGTCATGTGTACGTCTACTTCACCTACGGCATGTGGCACTGCATGAACCTGGTCTGCGGACCGGAGGGGCACGCGAGCGGTGTCCTGGTCCGGGCCGGGGAGCTGGTGGCGGGGGCAGACCTGGCCCGCACGCGGCGTCCCGCGGCGCGCGGGGACGCCGAGCTGGCGAAGGGGCCGGCCCGCCTGGCGACGGCCCTCGGGGTCGACCGGGCGCTGGACGGGGCGGACGCGTGCGGGGGTGACCCGGCCTCCCCGTTCCGGGTACTGACCGGCACCCCGGTGCCGTCGTCCCAGGTCAGCGCCGGTCCGAGGACCGGGATCTCGGGGGACGGGGCCGCGCATCCGTGGCGCTTCTGGATCACCGGGGACCCGACAGTGAGCCCCTACCGGGCGCACCAGCCGAGGAACCGCGGAAAAAAATCGCCGACGGCGCTTGACGCCCGACTGGCGGAGTCGTAA
- a CDS encoding YbhB/YbcL family Raf kinase inhibitor-like protein encodes MAEQRRRPLPHDFHPPVAPFDVVSDDLRDGGSLKDDQVQSGGDLSPHLRWSGAPEGTRSYAVTCFDPDAPTGSGFWHWVLFDIPASVTELPAGAGSGDLSGLPPGAVHARNDYGSRDFGGAAPPPGDGPHRYVFTVYAVDSERLGPDQDASPAVVGFNLRFHTIGRAQLIGEYEVPAAG; translated from the coding sequence ATGGCCGAGCAGCGGCGGCGTCCGCTCCCCCACGACTTCCACCCGCCCGTCGCCCCGTTCGATGTCGTCAGCGACGACCTGCGGGACGGCGGGTCCCTCAAGGACGACCAGGTGCAGTCCGGCGGCGATCTGTCGCCGCACCTGCGCTGGTCCGGCGCCCCCGAGGGCACCCGCAGCTACGCCGTGACGTGCTTCGACCCGGACGCCCCGACCGGCAGCGGCTTCTGGCACTGGGTCCTCTTCGACATCCCGGCCTCCGTGACCGAGCTGCCCGCCGGCGCGGGCAGCGGCGACCTGTCCGGCCTGCCGCCGGGCGCCGTCCACGCCCGCAACGACTACGGCTCGCGCGACTTCGGCGGCGCCGCCCCGCCGCCCGGCGACGGACCGCACCGCTACGTCTTCACCGTCTACGCGGTGGACTCCGAGCGGCTCGGCCCCGACCAGGACGCGTCACCTGCCGTCGTCGGGTTCAACCTGCGGTTCCACACCATCGGCCGCGCCCAGCTCATCGGCGAGTACGAGGTGCCGGCCGCGGGCTGA
- a CDS encoding HNH endonuclease — protein sequence MRQTLVLNATYEPLSTVSLHRAVVLVVQQKVVVEQAHPGLRIRAAAVDLPVPQIIRLRRYVKVPFRQRAPWSRRGVLVRDRYRCAYCGRRATTIDHVVPRAQGGGDTWLNTVAACAEDNHRKAARTPAQAGMRLLVQPFEPTPAAALLLALGARDADVLPGWLTPAEAGEPVPVA from the coding sequence GTGCGGCAGACGCTGGTCCTCAACGCGACGTACGAACCGCTGTCCACGGTGTCACTGCACCGTGCGGTGGTGCTGGTCGTGCAGCAGAAGGTAGTGGTGGAACAGGCACACCCGGGCCTGCGGATACGGGCGGCGGCCGTCGACCTGCCGGTGCCGCAGATCATCAGACTCCGGCGGTACGTGAAGGTGCCGTTCCGACAACGGGCCCCGTGGTCGAGACGGGGGGTGCTCGTACGGGACAGGTACCGCTGCGCCTACTGCGGGCGTCGGGCGACGACGATCGACCACGTGGTTCCCAGGGCGCAGGGCGGCGGTGACACCTGGCTGAACACGGTCGCCGCGTGCGCCGAGGACAATCACCGCAAGGCGGCGAGGACGCCGGCGCAGGCGGGCATGCGGCTGCTCGTCCAGCCGTTCGAACCGACGCCGGCCGCGGCGCTGCTGCTCGCGCTGGGCGCCCGGGACGCCGACGTACTGCCCGGCTGGCTCACGCCGGCGGAGGCGGGTGAGCCGGTCCCGGTGGCCTGA
- a CDS encoding SPFH domain-containing protein: protein MGPIIIVLVVLVVLVVIALVQTIQVIQQASAAIVERFGRYTRTLNAGLNIVVPFIDRIRNRIDLREQVVPFPPQQVITQDSLVVNIDTVIYYQVTDARAATYEVSNYIQAIEQLTVTTLRNIIGGMDLERTLTSREEINAALRGVLDEATGKWGIRVNRVELKAIEPPTSIQDSMEKQMRADRDKRAAILQAEGVRQSEILQAEGAKASEILRAEGDARAAALRAEGEAQAIRTVFEAIHAGDPDQKLLSYQYVQMLPKIAEGDSNKLWIVPSELGEALKGLGGNIGRFTNPGGPDAGSGGGAGPVFDKPTREQPRIE, encoded by the coding sequence ATGGGACCCATCATCATCGTGCTGGTGGTCCTGGTGGTGCTGGTCGTCATCGCGCTCGTCCAGACCATCCAGGTGATCCAGCAGGCCAGCGCGGCGATCGTCGAGCGCTTCGGCCGCTACACGCGCACGCTGAACGCCGGACTCAACATCGTCGTCCCGTTCATCGACCGTATCCGCAACCGCATCGACCTCCGCGAACAGGTCGTGCCGTTCCCGCCCCAGCAGGTCATCACCCAGGACAGCCTCGTCGTCAACATCGACACCGTCATCTACTACCAGGTGACGGACGCGCGGGCGGCGACCTACGAGGTGTCCAACTACATCCAGGCCATCGAGCAGCTCACCGTCACGACCCTGCGCAACATCATCGGCGGCATGGACCTGGAGCGCACCCTCACCTCCCGCGAGGAGATCAACGCGGCGCTGCGCGGCGTCCTCGACGAGGCCACCGGCAAGTGGGGCATCCGCGTCAACCGCGTCGAGCTGAAGGCCATCGAGCCGCCGACCTCCATCCAGGACTCGATGGAGAAGCAGATGCGCGCCGACCGCGACAAGCGCGCCGCGATCCTCCAGGCCGAGGGCGTCCGGCAGTCCGAGATCCTGCAGGCCGAGGGTGCCAAGGCGTCGGAGATCCTGCGCGCCGAGGGTGACGCGCGGGCCGCCGCCCTGCGCGCCGAGGGCGAGGCCCAGGCGATCCGCACGGTCTTCGAGGCCATCCACGCCGGGGACCCGGACCAGAAGCTCCTGTCCTACCAGTACGTCCAGATGCTCCCGAAGATCGCCGAGGGCGACTCCAACAAGCTGTGGATCGTGCCCAGCGAGCTGGGCGAGGCGCTCAAGGGGCTCGGCGGCAACATCGGCAGGTTCACCAACCCCGGCGGCCCCGACGCCGGCTCCGGCGGCGGTGCGGGTCCGGTGTTCGACAAGCCGACGCGGGAGCAGCCCCGCATCGAGTGA
- a CDS encoding NfeD family protein, whose protein sequence is MRVDFWVWWLVAAGGFAIVLVLTAMPELGMLAAGAVAGALTSAVTDSLAVQVVVFAVVSTALIAVVQPIARRARRGALPGLRTGVDALIGRSAVVLVRVTGDGGRIRLAGEEWSARALDEDAVHEPGSQVSVVEIDGATAVVM, encoded by the coding sequence CTGCGCGTGGACTTCTGGGTGTGGTGGCTCGTCGCCGCCGGCGGATTCGCGATCGTCCTCGTCCTGACCGCCATGCCGGAGCTGGGCATGCTCGCCGCCGGCGCGGTCGCCGGTGCCCTCACCTCGGCCGTCACCGACAGCCTCGCCGTCCAGGTCGTGGTGTTCGCCGTCGTGTCGACGGCCCTCATCGCCGTCGTCCAGCCCATCGCCCGCCGCGCCCGCCGGGGCGCGCTGCCGGGCCTGCGCACCGGCGTGGACGCCCTGATCGGCCGCTCGGCGGTCGTCCTGGTCCGCGTCACCGGAGACGGGGGCCGCATCCGGCTCGCGGGGGAGGAGTGGTCGGCCCGCGCCCTCGACGAGGACGCCGTCCACGAACCGGGGAGCCAGGTGAGCGTCGTCGAGATCGACGGGGCCACCGCCGTCGTGATGTGA
- a CDS encoding ABC transporter ATP-binding protein, with product MSDVLDLLDVTVVRNGRPLVEKVSWSVAEGERWVILGPNGAGKTTLLNVASSYLFPTSGTVRILGEQLGAVDVFDLRPRIGMASSALAGKLSRRATVLQTVLTAAYGMTATWQESYDDVDERRARAFLDRLGMGDQLDRTFGTLSEGERKRTQIARALMTDPELLLLDEPAAGLDLGGREDLVRRLGRLARDSYAPAMIMVTHHVEEIAPGFTHVLLVRQGKVLTAGPLETTLTSSNLSHCFGLPLVVERQGDRWTAHGLPLG from the coding sequence ATGAGCGATGTACTGGACCTGCTGGACGTCACCGTGGTCCGCAACGGCCGGCCTCTGGTGGAGAAGGTCTCCTGGTCGGTGGCCGAAGGGGAACGCTGGGTGATCCTCGGCCCGAACGGCGCCGGCAAGACGACCCTCCTCAACGTGGCCTCCAGCTATCTGTTCCCGACCTCGGGCACCGTCCGGATCCTCGGTGAACAGCTCGGCGCCGTCGACGTGTTCGACCTCCGCCCCCGCATCGGCATGGCCAGCAGCGCCCTCGCGGGCAAGCTGTCCCGCCGCGCCACGGTCCTCCAGACCGTTCTCACCGCCGCCTACGGCATGACCGCCACCTGGCAGGAGAGCTACGACGACGTGGACGAGCGCCGCGCCCGCGCGTTCCTCGACCGCCTCGGCATGGGCGACCAGCTCGACCGCACGTTCGGCACCCTTTCGGAGGGCGAGCGCAAGCGCACCCAGATCGCCCGCGCGCTGATGACCGACCCCGAGCTGCTGCTCCTCGACGAGCCCGCCGCCGGCCTCGACCTCGGCGGGCGCGAGGACCTGGTGCGCCGCCTCGGCCGCCTCGCCCGCGACAGCTACGCGCCGGCCATGATCATGGTCACGCACCACGTCGAGGAGATCGCCCCCGGCTTCACGCACGTGCTCCTCGTCCGCCAGGGCAAGGTCCTCACCGCCGGACCGCTGGAGACGACGCTGACCTCGTCCAACCTCTCCCACTGCTTCGGCCTGCCCCTGGTCGTCGAGCGGCAGGGCGACCGCTGGACGGCCCACGGCCTGCCGCTGGGCTGA
- a CDS encoding chaplin, whose product MNTAKKAALVLAAAGAALGAGAGSAAADAETQAVAAKSPGVISGNNVQIPIEIAPQLVGNSINVIGFLNPAFGNTGVID is encoded by the coding sequence ATGAACACTGCCAAGAAGGCCGCTCTGGTGCTGGCCGCCGCCGGTGCCGCCCTCGGCGCGGGTGCCGGGAGCGCCGCCGCCGACGCCGAGACCCAGGCGGTCGCGGCCAAGTCCCCGGGCGTCATCTCCGGCAACAACGTTCAGATCCCGATCGAGATCGCCCCCCAGCTCGTGGGCAACTCGATCAACGTCATCGGGTTCCTGAACCCCGCCTTCGGCAACACCGGCGTCATCGACTGA
- a CDS encoding chaplin, which yields MNHLKKAAAVTLMAGGIAAAGAGAAFAESTAAGSAVNSPGVGSGNSVQAPVHVPVNVTGDSVNVIGVLNPVFGNASVAH from the coding sequence GTGAACCACCTCAAGAAGGCCGCCGCCGTCACCCTCATGGCGGGCGGCATCGCCGCCGCCGGCGCCGGCGCGGCGTTCGCCGAGTCCACCGCCGCCGGCTCCGCCGTGAACTCCCCCGGCGTCGGCTCGGGCAACTCGGTGCAGGCCCCCGTTCACGTCCCCGTGAACGTCACCGGCGACAGCGTGAACGTCATCGGCGTGCTGAACCCGGTGTTCGGCAACGCCAGCGTCGCCCACTGA